In Papaver somniferum cultivar HN1 chromosome 9, ASM357369v1, whole genome shotgun sequence, the genomic stretch GAATACACAATGGATCACGGACGCGTGTCTAATAATCAACGGTCGATAAATAAAATACTAAGGCATTCTACTTCTTAGATTAGGGCAGCCAAAATGGTGACCCGTACATCAAAAGAGAGAATAAGGAAAAATCCGTTAGGCCATAGTATGCAACATTGCCTCCCCCTGAAgaagatccttgtcctcaagtaTAAATCTAGGATAATGAGCTTTGATGTTTGAGACAGCTTCCCAAGTGACCTCCTCTGCTGAAGAGTGTGTCCATTGGATCAATACTTGGCGTACCTGCTGTTGGCCAATGAACACAGTGCGTGACTGTAACACCTTTTCAGGCAACCTAATGACAACTCCATAAGGATCCACAACAGGTAAAGTAGTAGAGGGTGTGTGCTTGAGGCCAATGTGTTTCTTCAATTGTCATACATGGAATACAGGGTGGATAGAGAACTAGAGAGTAAGTCCAACCTGTAAGCCGCAACACCTACCTTTTGTAGCACCTGAAAAGGGCCATAAAACTTAGCTGATAGTTTGAAATTCTTCCTGAGTGACACATATGCCTGCCTGTAAGGTTGAAGTCGCAAATAGACAAAATCCCCACTGCAAATTATTTGTCAACCCTTGAAGTATCAACATATAGTTTCATACGTTCTTGAGCTTTATGGAGTGATTATTTGAGCAGATCCATCATAACAACTGCAGCCACAAAAGTTGTAATAGTAGTAGGGGAAGCCATATGGGGAGGGACATACCCATATAGGGCTTAAAAGGGAGACATTTTCAAGCCTCTGTGGTAGCTAGTATTGTACCATCACTCTGCAAGACACAACCATTGACTCCAGCTGCTGGGTTTGTGGCCACATATGCATCTCAAATAATTTTCCAAACATGCATTAACTCTTTCAGTCTGGCCATCTGTTTGTGGATGACAAGCAATGCTCATATTCAAGCTATTCCCTATAGCTTTGAATAAGTCTTGCCAGAAATTACTGGCGAACACTTTATCTCTGTCAGACACTATAGAGGAAGGCAAACCATTGATCTTGAAGACATTATTGAGGAATGCTTGATCTACAGATGCAGCTGTGTAAGGATGTTGTAGAGCAATGAAGTTAGCATAGATTGTTAACCTGTCCACTATAACCAGAATTACATTCTTTCTGCTACTAACAAGTAAGTCATCAATAAAGTCCATAGTAATGTGCTGCCAAGCTTGATCAGGAATTAGTAAAGGTTACAGGAGGCCAGCAACATTTGTTTGATCACTCTTATTTCTATGGCAAATGTCACAGTGAGACACAAAGAGCACTATATCTTTCAACATTCCTTGCCAGTAAAAATGGCTCTTAGCCCTGACATAAGTGGCTTGCATACCAGAATGACCTCCTACAGCAGAGGCATGCAATGATTGTAATATGTGGTATCTGACATTACCTTTTGTGCCAATGTATATTCTGTTTTTGTATCTCAGAATGCCTTCCTTGTAGGTGAAATGTGGTACAGTATCAACAGTGATGAGTATTTGAGATATAAGTTGTTCATCCTTATGGTCTTTTGCATAACTGAGTACCACATCTTGTATCCAAGATGGAGTAGAGAGGGATAAGGAATTACAAGTAACAGAAGCAGTAGGTCTTATAGAAAGTGCATCAACAACTACATTCTCTGCATCTTTTTTATACTGTATCTCATAGTCAAATCCTAAAAGCTTAATAAGCCACCTTTGGTATAGAGCAGTTGTAATATTTTGTGTAAGGAAGTATTGTATACTCTGATGATCAGTTTTCATGATGAACTTGGCACCCTGCAAATAATGTTTCCATCTTTGAACAGCAAGGACAATAGCTAAGAATTCCTTTTCATAAGCTCTGGCTCTTGGACCTAATGGTTTGCTGAAGTATGCAATTGGATGGCCTTCCTGAAGCAATACTGCACCAACACATAAATCACTAGCATCATTTTCCACTACAAACTTCTTAGTAAAGTCAAGAAGAGCCAAAACATGAGTATTTCTCATGGCTGGATTCAGCTTCTCAAAGGAAATGGTTGCTGCAAGACTTCAAAGAAAGGAATTCTTCTTAAGTAAGTCAGACAGAGGTTTACTGACGGCACCATATCCTTGCACAAATTTCATGTAGTACCCAGTTAGGCCAAGAAAGACTCTTAATTCCTTGATATTTTTGGGAAGTGGCCAATACTGCATGCAAGAGATATTTGTAGGATCAACACAAAATCCTTCAGATGTAATAATGTGACCCAGATACTCCAAAGATGATTGTCTAAAACTTTATTTAGACAATTTTGCAAAAAGCTGGTGCTGTCTCAATAAGGACAAAACAACCTGGAGATGCTCTAAGTGCTCAGTCATACTTGAACTGTAAATGAGtatgtcatcaaagaaaaccaaaacaaatttcCTCAAGAATGGCTGAAAGATGTCATTCATAAAAGCTTGAAATGTTGCAGGAGCATTTGTGAGGCCAAAGGCCATGACTTTGAACTCATAGTGGCCTTGATGAGTTCTAAATGTTGTCCTGAAAATGTCCAAATCACTGACCCTGATTTGGTGGTAGCCAACTCTAAGATCAATCTTTGAGAGAACTTTAAATCCTTTAAGTTCATCAAGCAGCTCATCAACAATAGGAATAGGAAATTTATCTTTGATAGTAATGCTATTGAGTTTCCTATAATCAACACAGAACCTCCAAGAATTATCCTTTTTCTTGACCAAAAGTATTGGGGATGCAAATGGACTGTGACTTGGTTGAATAATCCCAGACGAAGCATATCTTTAATTAATTGCTCAACTCCTTTCTGTACATAGGGACATTTATAGGCTCTTTGATTGACAGGAGTTGAGTTGGGTTGTAAGGGAATTGTATGATCCAAACTCCTTTTTGGAGGAAGTTCAGTGGGTTCTTGAAAAATATCATTGAATTCTTGTAATAATGGTAGTAAAATTCCAGGAGTTGTAGGGGGTGTTGAGGTTGGACAAACGAAAAATAAATGGGTTGTCattccatgagaatatttgtAAAAGTACTTTTTAATGGTTGTACTACTCATCATTAAGAAGGAGTGTTTAGGGGTAGTCCCTTGTAAAGTAATGTGCTGGTTGTTATAATGAAAGGAAATATTGAGTTTGGCAAAGTTGAAAATCACATCACCTAGTTCCTGAGCCAATCTTCTCCAAGTACTATATCACAACCTCTCAGTGGAAATACTCTCAAATCCTCCATAAATGTGTGTCCCTGCATACTCCATTTTAGTTTAGGAAAATACCTGAACTTACTGTTTTGGCTCCATTAGCAACAGTAACCATCATTGGTGGGGTTGGTGCAATGAAACAATGAAGTGAAGAAGCCAAATCACTAGCAATAAAGCTAGTGGTTATGCTTGTGTCAATAAGAATAGAGACTTTTTTCTTGTTGATGAGACTAGTAATTCTAATAGTATCACTAGTGACAGTGCATGTGAGAGCATGTAGAGATACTTCAATATCAGAGTGTACCGGGGATTCATTTGcttcttcaaaaatttcttcctcctcctcagTATCCTATGACTCAGGAGTATCCATATGAACCATGCAAAGTTTTTTCTTCCATCTACAAAAGTGGCCAGGTCTATAGACATCATCACAATTGTAACACAACCGTTGAGACCTTCTCTTGTTCATCTCTTCCTGTGATAGCCTTTTAATAACTGGGGGTGGAGGGTTAGGCTTTGGGGTACTAGGAGCAGATTTAGGTGAAGTGAGAATTGACTTGGGTGATACTGGTGTAGGAGAATATTGTCTATGAGAGTTATAAGGGGTAGTGAAAGGTTTGGTAAATGGTCTAGTAGTTGTGTTGGTTAAGTGGAGTTTTTGTTCTTGTAGTCTGGCGAATGAGAAAGCATCAACTATAGTTTGTGGGTGAAACATAGACACAGACTTACCAGTTTCATCCTTCAACCCACTAAGAAAACTCATGACAAAGTAAGCTTCACTCAAGGATTCATACGTAACATTAGAGCTTTGAGTGACCCAAACTGCTCATAGTAATCATCAACAGATGAACTTTGTATGAGCTTGTTAAAACTACCCACAAAATTCTCCTCAACAGGGTTTTAAAACCGAGCACATAGATGGTGAGATAAATTATCCCAAGTAATTCGATTACGATTAAtctgaaaattcaaaaaccaTTTTTCAGCCATACCCTCAAGATAGATAGCTGCATTGTCGACTTTCCTGTGCTCTTCAATGTCATTGAGTTGAAAATATCTTTCGCTTTTCTGGATACAGCCTCTAGGATTCTCTCCATCAAAACATGGAAAATCCAGCTTTGGAATATGATGATGGTGAGTAAAAAAGTTAGAACGATGGTGCTAAGATTCACCTTCATCTTCAAGATGGTGAGGATTGACGGGTTTACTGACTAACTGAATGAGGTTTCGATTGTTCTCTTGTAAATCTTCCTTGAAGCTAGTCTTTACTGTATCGATCTGAGTAGTAAGATCTGTGGAAAGGGTTTTGAATTCTGCTTTGAGTTGAGTGATGGCTCCTGTGTTAGCATCAGCTTTATGAGAAACCTCTTTGAGAGTCATTtgtaatcagaaaaaaaaaattgggtggatagaacgctctgatgccaattgttgtatAAATACAACTAATTAACAAGACAAAGATGATAAAAATGGTGTAAACACCTCCTGAATCGAAGATTCACACCAAATGTCGCTTAAGAAGCGCAGCCAACAAAACCTATTTCATTAACTTTCAATTATTGGAAAAGACAACACTAGTGAaaaatggaagttaaaccacTGGTAGGACATGAGGTAATATCACTAAAAACGACTGTGTTCCTCAGCTGTAATCTAGAAGTGCTTTTTTCCAAAACGACTGTGTCTCACATTCCTTGATTTATTTAAAAAAACCACTGGTTTCAACAGTTAAGTGATAATACTGATGATCACAGTAGTTTATTTTGATTATATTCTATAAAAAAATGGGATTTGATTCAGCTGAATCTTAAGctgattcaactgaatcaaaagtaagatgaaaactaaaattaaaaagaaaacccACTTAAAGATTTATATTAAAAGATAAATTCAATGTACAAATTCGGTCATTTTAATATGAAAATTTCAGCACTAACAACAACGTTAAACCTCAAAAATGCTTCAAATATCTTCATACAGTTTAGCACTCAACCCTCAATATTGCGTCATATAACATAAGAGAAATTATACCGAAGAAAGGTACCCAAGGTAAATATGAAATTGGATGAAGTTCCCCTTTGCAGCTAACCACGACTCTATGTAGCGTGTCTTGCAGCAAGCTTCGACTATTGTAGTTGTTGTTACAGTTCACAAATAGCTACAACTCCTCTTATCCCATTCTGGTTCATTCTACATAACATGATTTGCATCATAGTTCTTTAAATGGTCACTGAAAATAACAATCAACCATACTACTGGATGCGTTAGCCAGCCAAGCTACAGATCACGATGCAGTTAGGTTGGCTATATAGGTCACATTTAACAGTTTTAAGCTGAGAGATGTTGATCTTGAAATTAACATGTAAAATTTATGCAAGAGCCTGGACAAAAGAACATACCAACCATATGATTTTTATTACTCAAGTCCCAAATTCAAGTATTCAATGAATGGTTGACAATCTGTGCTAAATGAACAGAAACACCAGAAAAATACCTTCTACGAGCAACTTTTGACACCTTAGAGATTCTGCATCTTTCTCAACAAGGCGTTCCTCAATCTACATTGCGATGTAATTATTAGACCTCAATAGATATATATGGAATGGAACTATTGAGCAGAATACGTCCAACAAAATCAGAATGAGCTATAAATAAGTTACAATTTTTGCTCGACTAAGAAACTCTTCATTTCGAATCCAATCTTCCCAGGTTCACCATCAAACATAAATTTTTGCATTGATATAGCTGTGCCAGGACACAAGAATGTCTTCTCGCTAGCATCATGAAGGATGCTGAATAATTCAGTAGATGATATAGAAAACCTAGAAGGCTTTCCTTGAATGAGATCCTGGATAAAGCATATGCACCTTTGAATACCTTAAAACTGACAGATACTATAAAACCGTTAATGAATAACAAATACTAAAAAAAATGTCTAACCAATAGAGCAGCACCAGCCTTGACATAACTCTGAGGCAGAGGAAAACCCAGGTTTACGGATAAACAATGCCAATGCCCTTACAACTGCAGATCCATGAACTCCCTGCAACTTATTTCTTGTTAGAAAGCATCCAACAATAGATGAAACACATATATTGCGCCGACCAAACCACATCTAATGAAATGCCATGTAAAAACAGGAAACATATTATAAATAACTGAATAAGGACGAAACAACAATTACAGGATGCCTTTGCCGAATCAATTATTCCTTTGCCATGAGCTCTAACCACTACCCGTAGACTGCCAACTTCCTAAATGGAAAGTATATATGTAAACAAGGAAGACTCTTGGAGATCCATAACTACTCTTGTACCTCTATTTTGTAACATTAAAGTTATTTAGATTTTCCTCTTTTGAAGCTTATGTAGCGTAGGAATAGAATGCAATCTTCTGTCTGTTTCCCAAGAGCTAAGAGTTGTCCATGTCAGTTAAGTGCATTCATGTCAGTTATTTAGATTTTCTACTCTATCCATTAATCAATCGTGCAATTCACCTAATGTCAAGTAGGTCCAAAGAATATAACAAGGGGCGGGAAGTAACAGCTTAAATCGGATGCAtccaaatataagaaataaaatacTGAAAACTATGGGCTAAATGAAATTCTAACtacaataaataaaacaaaaagcaaTATGAATTTTATGACCAGATCATTACCTCCAACATCACAGTATGCAAGCTTCTATTACACATTTATGTCCAATGATAATCGCTAAAGAATAGGCAATGGATCACAGACGCGTGTCTAATCAGTGGACGATAAATAAAATACTAAGGCACTCTACTTCCTAGATTGGACCAGCCAAAATGGTGGCCCGTACATCGAAAGAGAGAATAAGGAAGGAGCCGTTAAGCCGTAGTATGCAACATGTTGCTTGAGCACAGTTTTTGTTTTCCCAGTTCAGTTTGTGGAATTTTCACTTACAAACCATCCGCTAAAAGTTGTCAACGGTGCTTGACCAAAAGTAATTTTATTTAGAGAGCTTGATTACGGCCAATTGCAGTAGTAGTAGTGATATCATTTTCGGGgaagaaaaattggtaattttccCGCATCAAACCATCCGCTAAAAATTTGTATGCAGCTTCAGTGAGGTGGATACCATCCCAGTTGACATATGTTGATGGATCATCACAAACTATTCCATCAACACTTCCACATTGAAAAAATTGGTTACAGTTGTATGGATCTTTACATCTACAACATGCCGTAAGAGCTCCACCTTTAAACCCTGAATAAAACAGGAAAAAATGCACTAACACAAATATTCTTTGCCTTCGCCGTAGAACAACTAATTGAACCGTATTGAAATGTGAGTCTAAATTGTCATTAGTGGCAAGACACTGCAATCTGTTCTAGATGATCATATTTGTGGGCAAACATTAAGAAATTGTATGGAGTAAGATGACATACCTAATTTTTCAGGAGACCGGTAAAACTTCATGGCGACATTGTAGTAATCAGCATAGATAGTTTTGACACTTGGGTATTCTTCTCTCAAAGCAGCCATCTCTTTCTGAAGAAATTTGTTGTGGTACACAGAGAATTCGTTGAGCCACTTGATACAACCATTCTCATCGTAATCCTCTTTCTTGGGGCTCTTGAATAGGCTTAAATATAACGCTGAACACCCAATTGGGAAGTTCCCAGGGACCATGAACGTTACAGCACCTTCCTTTATTAAAGCCTGTAGTCATTAATCCGAATGTTCAACCGTTAACTTGACACTTTATCAGTACAATATATGAAGGTTTTCCTTTACCACTTCAGTTTCTTTGTCTTTGTGTTACCTTGATCACCAAAGAAATGGCTTTGATTACATCAGGTACAAAAGTGCGAATCTCTTCTAGACCTCTTCCTTGGAAAAATGGACCATTATAATCGTTTCCACCAATTTCTCCCATGagaatcaaagatgtttccaaaaaTTCATGGCAATCATCTAGTGATCATGAACCAAATGAATCCCAAGATTAGTGAATAAATACAAAAGTGATTGATAATTAACAGCAGAAAAAAAGTAGAAAGCAAACATACTTGAGGACGGATTGCAAAGGGAAGGCAAGAGTTGTTTGAACCATTCGAGTTGAACTCCAAGAGAGTCATTGGTAACGCTCCAAATCTTTCTATCTTCAAAGAAAGAAGCATCCAGAGCTGTAGCGCCTCCAACAGCAAAATTCACCCCCTGCTTTAAATCTTTATTGCTGTTTCCAAGATACGGTGGTAGCAGCGGTAGTCTTATGGCTTGAGCTGAAACATACAAGGATATCAATTGCAAAGTTTTTATTCTTAAGAAACTTTTTACAACAGTTTTAAATACTTTGCATGATATATAATTACATTAAACGTCGCCAAAAGTATAAACTGTCTTATTGGAACAAAAAAAACTATGATCGGATACATACCAATGAAATCAAGAACTACACGTCCATCAGAGAAGGCACCGGTGGCTCGATGGAAGTAGGTCTCTCCGTAGGGTAATCTGCCAACATCAGCATTTGGTTTGTTGTAGAGAGTATTCCCGGTATCAGCGAGCGAATCTCCAAAGCTGAAGATGGATTTGTAATAATACGACCCTAATACTGGATTAGCAGTTGTAATTAAAATGATACAGACTATGATCAGATTTTTAAAGGTCAAATGGAAGAAACTAGAGGAGGAAGGAGAGAAAGATGAAGCCATAGTGGAAAATGCAAAGAGAATTGACAATTTGAATTGTTCACCCCTCAACTTTATGTCACGGACTCATGGTTACAGGAATGTTAGTTAGATGGTATTTTTTAATAAACCGGAAGTCAACACAGACTCACACAATGGCTTCAAAGCTCATTGCCTTCCCTCGTTCCTATTAATTTAAATGCTCATTCAAAACATGATAAATATTATATGACTGACTTACTGCTCATCTGGTAATGATATCAGCAACACCGTTCCTCCTCTCTATACTTATGTTTAAAACTCACATTCTCAAAGAATGCGAGCTAGATAGTCGTGATGTGGTGATGACTGTACGCCTTCAAAATGAATTACGCCTAATGATTTTGATGTTAGCTAGATCTAAATACTATGGTTGCTGACACCAAAACCACTAGGCGAAACTTTAAACATCTGTCGTGTGTGGTTTTTCCACTAAAGgattaattacaatacatttttttttgaaactgaaaatttgaatttaattAAGAGTGGGAAAGTATATAGTTTGCTTCCTCCAGCACTTTGGCAGAGATTTTTTGTGGAGGTTCTAGCAACCAAACACTGCTCAAACACTTTAATCTAGCTAACTTAGCTAACGAATCAGCTactttatttttctctttggGCACATAAACACAATGCCAAGAGGTAAACCTATTAAAAAGAGTTTTAATATCCAGAATTAAATTACGCAACCTCCAATCAATGTTGAAGTTGTAGTTATTAACTGCATCTACTACTATCTTTGAGTCCATCTCGAAAACTACTTGTTGCAAAGCTCTCTCTTTAGCCCATTTTATCGCTTCCCATAACGCTTTGCTTTCAGCATGTTCTGCACTTGACAGCCTTGTCAGATAGAAGCATTTCGAGCCTCTATGGGTACCTACAAAATCACGGATGATTAGTCCAATTCATCCTGAATGATTAGAATGCAAATAAGAGccatcaatattaattttcaagAAACCCCTGTGGGGTGAAGACCAATGAAGATTCTCTCTTGTATGCACAATATGTGCATTGTGAGCTAAAGTTGCTGAGAGAGTTTCATATTCTGAAATCTCCTTTTTGCATCTCTGAATCACATAATCTAAAGAAGAGAGAGTattttgaaaagctttttcacatcttGCAGACCAAATACACCAAGCTATAATGGATATTTTGCAGATTAGCCTTTCTTCAGGGAGACATCATTAGAAGTATGAATACCCAGAACTGCAAACCAAATTTCTTTAGAGAAAGGACAAGACAGTATAGTATGTGCAGGAGATTCAGGAACTTGTGCACAGAGAGGACAAGAAAAATCTCCATCTTGGATGACATTGTGGAGTTTGTCTCTTGTGGGAATAATGTCTTGTATGCATTTCCAAGTAAAATGTTTTATTCTTGGTGGAATGTTTAACTTCCAGAGCTTGTTGTAAATTCCCTAGATTCTTTGACCTACAGATTCATTTGCAATCTTTTCATCCATTATTTTTTTGTATGAAGATTTAACTGAGAATCTTCCATCCTTTTCAAGCAACCAAACCAACCTGTCATTGCAGTTATTATGAATAGAGAGCTTCTGAATAAGTCTTGTAGTGGAGTCTTCAAAGAGATTATAGATCAAATTTGTATTCCACCCTCCTATAACATTATCAAAAAGTTGATAAACATAAACATATTCATGAATGTTTGTTGCTCAAATTCTTGGACTTGGGGGAGTATCTAATTAT encodes the following:
- the LOC113309209 gene encoding GDSL esterase/lipase At1g28590-like; translation: MASSFSPSSSSFFHLTFKNLIIVCIILITTANPVLGSYYYKSIFSFGDSLADTGNTLYNKPNADVGRLPYGETYFHRATGAFSDGRVVLDFIAQAIRLPLLPPYLGNSNKDLKQGVNFAVGGATALDASFFEDRKIWSVTNDSLGVQLEWFKQLLPSLCNPSSNDCHEFLETSLILMGEIGGNDYNGPFFQGRGLEEIRTFVPDVIKAISLVIKALIKEGAVTFMVPGNFPIGCSALYLSLFKSPKKEDYDENGCIKWLNEFSVYHNKFLQKEMAALREEYPSVKTIYADYYNVAMKFYRSPEKLGFKGGALTACCRCKDPYNCNQFFQCGSVDGIVCDDPSTYVNWDGIHLTEAAYKFLADGLMRENYQFFFPENDITTTTAIGRNQAL